A region of Nostoc sp. 'Peltigera membranacea cyanobiont' N6 DNA encodes the following proteins:
- a CDS encoding MFS transporter, whose translation MESKNHSRPIFVLFLTVFIDLLGFGIILPILPLYAEQFGANPNEATLLVAIYSLMQFLFAPLWGRFSDRYGRRPILLLTLFGSVIAYTGLSFANSLWMLFLARSLAGMMAGNISTAQAYIADITTPVNRARGMGIIGAAFGLGFILGPAIGGLLIGSDPNNANFHLPSLFAGGFSLLALLCALILLPESLNSETKAKIQVHRHRQRRLNLLQLSQRPQFCVLVGIYFLVTFAVAAMDSTLALWSKQQLNWGPQQTSYLFAFMGIVSTIIQGGLIGFLKKHFGEVKLLILGILGLGLGLLLIGFSQSLILLLVATTLVALGISISQPILNSLISQMTAPEEQGQILGIASSCSALARICGPTWAGVSFMKFGIYAPFLSGALVMLVALTLSFRVTKNVYEVKTERIA comes from the coding sequence ATGGAGAGCAAAAATCATAGCAGACCCATATTTGTCTTATTTTTGACTGTATTTATAGACTTGCTGGGCTTCGGAATTATTCTACCGATACTGCCTTTGTATGCTGAACAATTCGGCGCAAACCCGAATGAAGCCACTCTGCTTGTAGCGATTTATTCTTTAATGCAGTTCTTATTTGCACCATTATGGGGCAGATTTAGCGATCGCTACGGTCGTCGTCCAATTTTATTACTGACTCTATTTGGTTCTGTAATTGCATACACAGGCTTAAGCTTTGCCAATTCATTATGGATGTTGTTTCTGGCTCGTAGTCTTGCGGGGATGATGGCAGGAAATATTAGTACCGCTCAGGCGTACATTGCAGATATTACCACACCAGTTAATCGGGCGCGTGGTATGGGCATAATCGGAGCAGCTTTTGGTCTTGGCTTCATTCTCGGCCCAGCGATTGGAGGTCTGCTGATTGGGTCAGATCCGAACAACGCTAACTTTCATCTACCATCCTTGTTCGCAGGTGGATTTTCTTTATTAGCGTTGCTTTGTGCTTTGATATTACTTCCAGAATCTCTAAATTCTGAAACTAAAGCCAAAATCCAAGTTCATCGCCACCGTCAGCGACGGCTGAACTTACTACAACTGTCACAGCGTCCACAGTTTTGTGTGCTTGTAGGCATTTACTTTTTAGTAACCTTTGCGGTTGCAGCTATGGACTCTACATTGGCTTTATGGTCTAAGCAGCAATTAAACTGGGGCCCTCAACAAACTAGTTATCTTTTTGCTTTCATGGGGATTGTCAGCACAATAATTCAAGGAGGACTAATCGGATTCCTCAAGAAACATTTTGGCGAAGTCAAGTTACTTATCTTGGGAATATTAGGGTTAGGTTTAGGATTACTACTAATTGGATTTTCACAAAGCTTAATTTTGTTGTTGGTCGCTACTACACTTGTGGCATTAGGAATTAGTATTAGCCAACCAATATTGAATAGTCTAATTTCCCAGATGACAGCCCCAGAAGAGCAAGGGCAAATATTAGGAATTGCCAGTTCTTGCTCTGCCTTAGCACGCATCTGTGGGCCAACATGGGCAGGAGTTAGTTTTATGAAATTTGGGATTTATGCTCCTTTTTTAAGTGGAGCTTTAGTAATGCTAGTCGCTTTGACTCTTAGTTTTCGAGTGACTAAAAATGTATATGAAGTCAAGACAGAGCGTATCGCCTGA
- a CDS encoding TOBE domain-containing protein: protein MPRKEQGWVTFQTSEDERKILEEFCEQSQRTKTEILRELVRSLTQHSPAPISPPTQQEKQEDIYYTQKPDIKSSIQKKSLKVSSRNILKGVVKRVVYGAVNSEVTLEIIHKVELTSIITRASAEELELSEGKEAYAVIKSNDIVIARE, encoded by the coding sequence ATGCCAAGAAAAGAACAAGGATGGGTTACATTTCAAACTTCAGAGGATGAACGGAAGATTCTAGAGGAGTTCTGCGAACAATCTCAACGCACCAAGACTGAGATTCTGCGAGAACTCGTGCGTAGTCTCACTCAGCATTCGCCAGCACCAATATCGCCACCAACTCAGCAAGAAAAACAGGAAGATATCTACTACACTCAAAAGCCTGATATAAAAAGTAGTATTCAAAAAAAATCATTAAAAGTTAGCTCTCGCAATATTCTTAAAGGTGTTGTTAAACGAGTTGTTTATGGAGCAGTTAATAGTGAGGTAACTTTGGAGATTATTCATAAAGTAGAATTAACCTCAATTATCACCAGAGCTTCCGCAGAAGAGTTAGAACTATCTGAGGGAAAAGAAGCTTATGCAGTCATTAAATCTAACGATATTGTCATTGCTAGAGAATAA
- a CDS encoding deoxyribodipyrimidine photo-lyase, 8-HDF type, translated as MSDLILFWHRRDLRISDNTGLAAAKQQSPKVVGVFCLDPHILERDDVAPVRVTYMIGCLQKLQERYAEVGSQLLILHANPVQAIPALAEALNAKAVFWNWDVEPYSQERDRNIINSLKEKGIEFLNQNWDQILNSPDEIRTGGNSPYTVYTPFWKNWITKPKANPVETLQNVEGLTEAEQKTAKLAGAIALPLAKDLGFIWDEPLIIAPGEAAAQERLEEFTYKAITEYQEQRNFPAVDGTSQLSAALKFGVIGIRTVWQATIEALENSRSEETAVNIRTWQQELAWREFYQHAMYNFPELADGAFRDTFKNFPWETNEEYFQAWCEGRTGYPIVDAAMRQLNESGWMHNRCRMIVASFLTKDLLINPQLGEKYFMQKLIDGDLSANNGGWQWSASSGMDPKPVRIFNPASQTQKFDPDGEYIRQWVSELRSVDTEYLVTGKIPPLERHAVGYPDPIVDHKIQQQQFKQRYQQQKNISSAE; from the coding sequence ATGTCTGACTTAATTCTGTTTTGGCATCGGCGCGATTTACGCATTTCTGACAATACGGGACTGGCTGCGGCAAAACAGCAGAGTCCGAAGGTGGTGGGCGTGTTTTGCCTCGATCCGCACATTCTGGAACGGGATGATGTTGCTCCGGTGAGAGTAACTTATATGATTGGCTGTTTGCAGAAACTCCAAGAGCGATATGCTGAAGTTGGTAGCCAGTTATTAATACTCCACGCTAATCCCGTACAAGCAATACCAGCTTTAGCAGAGGCATTAAATGCCAAAGCTGTTTTTTGGAATTGGGATGTAGAACCTTATTCTCAAGAACGCGATCGCAATATTATAAATTCCCTCAAAGAAAAAGGCATTGAGTTCCTTAACCAAAACTGGGATCAAATCCTCAACTCTCCAGATGAGATCCGCACCGGTGGTAATAGTCCTTACACTGTTTACACACCCTTCTGGAAAAATTGGATTACCAAACCGAAAGCGAACCCAGTTGAAACACTACAAAATGTTGAGGGGTTAACGGAAGCTGAACAGAAAACTGCAAAACTTGCAGGAGCGATCGCATTACCTTTAGCAAAAGATTTAGGGTTTATTTGGGATGAACCATTAATTATTGCACCGGGAGAAGCGGCGGCGCAAGAACGATTAGAAGAATTTACTTATAAAGCTATTACTGAATATCAAGAACAGCGAAATTTCCCCGCAGTAGACGGCACATCGCAACTGAGTGCAGCATTAAAATTTGGCGTAATTGGCATTCGCACCGTTTGGCAAGCCACTATAGAAGCACTAGAAAATAGTCGTAGTGAAGAAACAGCAGTTAATATTCGCACGTGGCAACAAGAATTAGCTTGGCGGGAATTTTATCAACACGCAATGTATAACTTCCCGGAATTAGCTGATGGTGCTTTCCGCGACACCTTCAAAAACTTTCCTTGGGAAACTAATGAAGAATATTTCCAAGCTTGGTGTGAAGGAAGAACTGGCTACCCTATTGTAGATGCAGCAATGCGCCAGTTAAACGAAAGCGGCTGGATGCACAATCGCTGTCGGATGATTGTCGCTAGTTTCCTCACTAAAGACTTGCTAATTAATCCCCAATTGGGAGAAAAATACTTTATGCAGAAGTTGATTGATGGAGATTTATCTGCTAATAATGGCGGTTGGCAATGGAGTGCTTCTAGCGGCATGGACCCTAAACCTGTGCGGATTTTCAATCCAGCTAGTCAAACACAAAAATTTGACCCAGATGGGGAATATATTCGGCAATGGGTATCAGAATTACGATCTGTAGATACAGAATATTTAGTTACTGGGAAAATTCCACCTTTAGAACGTCATGCTGTTGGTTATCCCGACCCAATTGTGGATCATAAAATACAACAACAGCAGTTTAAACAGCGTTATCAACAGCAAAAAAACATTAGTAGTGCTGAGTAA
- a CDS encoding DUF2949 domain-containing protein, which yields MKATDKLVHFLEEDLGLSGGAISLALRHCEQTPNFLAMTLWQYGLVTLDQLSQIFDWLETV from the coding sequence ATGAAAGCTACAGATAAATTGGTGCATTTTTTAGAAGAAGATTTGGGTCTTTCTGGTGGAGCAATTTCTCTTGCTTTGCGACATTGCGAGCAGACTCCCAACTTTCTGGCTATGACCCTCTGGCAGTATGGACTGGTAACACTGGATCAGTTATCCCAAATTTTTGATTGGTTGGAAACAGTATAA
- a CDS encoding acireductone dioxygenase: MANLLLDDGTIESNLSEIARELAPLGVQLRHYDPGTSLLFPNLLDQDVLTESEKRYCVELHNSVFEFLQQENGTIWCDLLNIHPGSFNLRHLIATYGRYHTHPAAEPFYVLVGEMIYGFVRPDGSQVQLLVQAQDYLYIPADVEHWCSPTASLNCKAVRYFAIAEGWVPNYTGTQVSDSLNKPR, translated from the coding sequence ATGGCTAACCTACTACTTGACGACGGTACGATTGAGAGTAATTTAAGCGAAATAGCTCGTGAACTTGCGCCTCTTGGCGTTCAACTCAGACACTACGACCCAGGAACATCGCTACTCTTCCCCAATCTGTTAGACCAGGACGTTTTAACTGAGTCTGAGAAACGTTATTGTGTAGAACTCCATAACAGCGTTTTTGAGTTTCTTCAGCAAGAAAATGGCACTATCTGGTGTGACTTGCTAAATATACATCCAGGTTCCTTTAATCTTCGCCATTTGATAGCAACTTATGGCCGTTACCACACTCATCCTGCGGCTGAACCCTTCTACGTGTTGGTAGGAGAAATGATTTATGGCTTCGTGCGACCCGATGGCAGCCAAGTCCAGCTTTTAGTTCAGGCACAAGACTATCTCTACATCCCTGCTGACGTTGAGCATTGGTGCAGCCCGACTGCATCGTTAAATTGCAAAGCGGTACGCTATTTTGCGATCGCTGAAGGTTGGGTTCCCAATTATACAGGTACTCAAGTGAGCGATTCACTCAACAAGCCGCGTTAA